In Candidatus Scalindua japonica, the genomic stretch AGTTAAGAAAGGAGACCCATCCAATGTTTTGTATGAACCGCAACTACGTTGTAAAGATCGAGTTTGTCCAGTGTGTAACTCATACCGTGCGTCTATTCTATCTCGAAAGGTGGAAAAACTTGGTAAAGATATGGAAAACCCTCATTTACTGACAATAACTGCGAATACATTAAACAGAGATAGTTTGAAAACTGCGGTTGAGTGTTTTAAAAAATCAACAAGTTTACTCAAAAAAGAGCGTTCATGGTGGAAAAGATATATCCGGGGAGGAGTAGAACATATTGAAATTACATACAAAGAAGAGACTGGCTGGCATGTTCACTCACATATGCTCGTTGATCTGGCTATTGATCGTAAAGTTGAGAATATGCAGCTTACAGATAATGGTTATTTTCTAGACCCAATAAAGAAAGACTTTGAACACGTTCTTAGGAAAGTTGGCCTTGGCACTATTTCTGATATCAGGCCGGTAACTAAAGGATACGGAAAAGAAATCTCAAAGTACTCAATGAAATTTGGTCTTGATATTGAAGAAGCCAGGCTTAAAGAGATAATTGTTGATATGAAGGGAAAAAGGATGGTGTCAAGGTTTGGCAATTGTTATGGCCTTAAAGACATGGAAGAACTTACTCCGAAAGAGGAAGAACAATATGAAACACTTGGAACTATTAAGGAAGTTGTTGATAAATGCTTTAAAGAGACGGGTGTTGATAGTGATCTGGTCGGGTTTGCACTCGGAGCGGTAAAGATAGGACTCATAGAGTTATGGTCAGCTAGCTATGAACCTGAACCTTTTCAAAGCAGAAAAAATGATTCATCTTAATGTGATTTCTACTTCCCTGATCCTTTAGTAAAAAAATGGAAAGGAAAATCACAAACCCTTTTCGTTTACGCTTTTTTTATAATGCTTTTAAACAAAAGGTTTCTGGAAGTATATAAAAGCATGACAAACGCTTTTTTTTGCATGATTTTTTTTTACTGTAAGAAATTTCAATATTGAAAAGGAATTCACATAAAAGCTTAGAATACTCTGTGGGTTTAGTATTTGTAATATGTTTTTTTACTCCTTAAAAAAAGAAACCAGAAAAAACTTTTTACAAATACGGCTAAAACAAAAGGTGTTGAAATAGGGATGTTAAGTGTTTGACAGGTCTGTATTATGAAATTTGAAATTGATAATTCACAATTAATAAATGATATTGTTGAGAAGGTTGTTAAACGAATAACTCCCCTACTCACGCAGAATCATAAAAATAACGATAATGAATTAATGACCGTTAGTGAATTAGCAAATTATCTCAAAGTAAAAATATCATGGGTTTATGAGAAAGTACATGTCCGGGAGATTCCATTTCATAAAGCAGGTAGGTTTCCACGATTCCGAAAAAAGCATGTTGATTTATGGTTACTTAATCCATATCATCCTGATTTGAGCGCGTATAATCTTAATCACGGAAAGGAGGTGAGAAATAATGAAAGGATTGTATAAGCGTGGCAAGAAGTACTGGATGGCCTACAGTGTAAACGGACAGATGCGTTTTGAAAGTACAGGAGTAACTACAAGGCGTGACGCTGAGTACATTCTGGGTTGTCGTAGAAAAGAGATCAAAGACGGTAATATACCTGAGATTAGACAAGTCAAGAACTATAAGTTTGCAGAACTAGCGCAGAATTATTCAAAGTGGGCTGAAAGGCAACGGATATTTAAGACAAAGAGAATTTGGATAAAACAGCTAGTTGAGGTCTTTGGTAATCTCGATGTGAAAGACATGGATACAAGAACCATTGAACAATGGCAGAGTAAGCGACTGAAATACAATAAACCTGCCACTGTGAACCGTGTACTTGCATGTCTAAAACATATGGTTAATAAAGGTGTTCAATGGGAAATGGCTAATGAAGAAACATTGAAGAAAGTCCGCAATGTTAAGCTGCTTGAGGAGAATAATGAAAGGCTCAGATTCTTAACCGTTGAGGAGTGCCAAACACTCATTGATTGCTGTTCAACGCACTTGAAGCCTATTGTAACGGTTGCGCTTCATACTGGTATGCGTAAAGGTGAAATTCTGGGCTTAAAGTGGGAGCAGGTGGATTTAAAACACGGCTTTATTTTGCTTGATACAACCAAGAACGGTGAACGCAAGGAGATTCCCATTGACAACACACTGAGGAGGATGTTTGAAGATATGCCGCATAG encodes the following:
- a CDS encoding protein rep; the encoded protein is MCKCAVKKEEKPRVMTVKNSWRLRALFRIEEYIRDVGQDSRAKRMGYCGNTIFVKVKKGDPSNVLYEPQLRCKDRVCPVCNSYRASILSRKVEKLGKDMENPHLLTITANTLNRDSLKTAVECFKKSTSLLKKERSWWKRYIRGGVEHIEITYKEETGWHVHSHMLVDLAIDRKVENMQLTDNGYFLDPIKKDFEHVLRKVGLGTISDIRPVTKGYGKEISKYSMKFGLDIEEARLKEIIVDMKGKRMVSRFGNCYGLKDMEELTPKEEEQYETLGTIKEVVDKCFKETGVDSDLVGFALGAVKIGLIELWSASYEPEPFQSRKNDSS
- a CDS encoding excisionase family DNA-binding protein, with protein sequence MKFEIDNSQLINDIVEKVVKRITPLLTQNHKNNDNELMTVSELANYLKVKISWVYEKVHVREIPFHKAGRFPRFRKKHVDLWLLNPYHPDLSAYNLNHGKEVRNNERIV
- a CDS encoding tyrosine-type recombinase/integrase; protein product: MKGLYKRGKKYWMAYSVNGQMRFESTGVTTRRDAEYILGCRRKEIKDGNIPEIRQVKNYKFAELAQNYSKWAERQRIFKTKRIWIKQLVEVFGNLDVKDMDTRTIEQWQSKRLKYNKPATVNRVLACLKHMVNKGVQWEMANEETLKKVRNVKLLEENNERLRFLTVEECQTLIDCCSTHLKPIVTVALHTGMRKGEILGLKWEQVDLKHGFILLDTTKNGERKEIPIDNTLRRMFEDMPHSIESVYVFTDKDGNPYKSVKRSFSTAMNKAGIRDFRFHDLRHTFASHLVMNGVDLTSVKELLGHKSLKMTLRYAHLAPGHKMKAVNILDNVLTKPHAENMQLDNYLTVFNSEEPTTYPKSLFDNMGDTGLEPVTPCLSNEGTAFFTNFITA